A single Planctomycetota bacterium DNA region contains:
- a CDS encoding PQQ-binding-like beta-propeller repeat protein produces MNHSLRQFVIACLASLIVTSAALAADDGAAMPDGRYLYMAQPDGAQTENRSGVGILVFDLDHDFRLVRRIPVEHIDEGVRGMTGSLVNHALYMGTTNRHLTAVDLETGKTVWQKQYPLGCDRSCITPDGKKLYVPTGWWYAADDGGFLVIDPADGSLMKRLSVGPQAHNSIAAPSGRLVLLGTRTRLTVFDPADDHVVHTIDPVGEVNVFPYTLTSDERTAYVCLGKHVGFDIVDLAAGKVTGRVMALDDAGKTITHRTHGAGLTPDESELWISDQVGKRLYIFDNTVTPPKQIDHVDLSSGGHGWICFSLDAKYAFCHTPDIFDAHTHKLIAQFKDETGKPVGGSKFIEVHFKNGKVTAMGNEFGLGRKTQQGADASK; encoded by the coding sequence ATGAACCATTCACTTCGCCAATTCGTCATCGCGTGTCTCGCTTCGTTGATCGTCACATCCGCCGCGCTTGCCGCCGATGATGGCGCGGCCATGCCCGATGGCCGCTATCTCTACATGGCCCAACCCGACGGCGCGCAGACCGAAAATCGCTCGGGCGTCGGCATACTCGTCTTCGATCTCGATCATGACTTTCGTCTCGTTCGACGCATTCCGGTCGAGCACATTGACGAAGGCGTGCGGGGCATGACCGGGTCGCTGGTCAATCATGCGCTGTACATGGGCACGACGAATCGGCACCTGACCGCGGTCGATCTCGAGACCGGCAAGACGGTCTGGCAGAAGCAGTATCCGCTCGGCTGCGATCGCTCGTGCATCACGCCCGATGGCAAGAAGCTCTACGTGCCGACGGGTTGGTGGTACGCCGCCGACGATGGCGGGTTTCTGGTCATCGATCCGGCGGACGGGTCGCTGATGAAGCGACTGTCCGTCGGGCCGCAGGCGCATAATTCGATCGCCGCGCCGTCCGGCCGGCTCGTACTGCTCGGCACGCGCACGCGGCTGACCGTCTTCGACCCCGCCGATGATCATGTGGTTCACACCATCGACCCCGTCGGCGAAGTCAACGTCTTCCCCTACACGCTCACCAGCGACGAGCGCACCGCCTACGTCTGTCTCGGCAAACACGTCGGCTTCGACATCGTCGATCTCGCTGCCGGCAAAGTGACGGGCCGTGTCATGGCCCTCGACGACGCCGGGAAGACCATCACGCACCGCACGCACGGCGCCGGCCTGACCCCCGATGAATCGGAGCTCTGGATCAGCGACCAGGTCGGCAAGCGGCTCTACATCTTCGACAACACCGTGACGCCCCCCAAGCAGATCGATCACGTCGACCTCTCCTCCGGAGGCCACGGCTGGATCTGCTTCTCCCTCGACGCAAAGTACGCCTTCTGCCACACCCCCGACATCTTCGACGCGCATACGCACAAGCTCATCGCCCAATTCAAAGACGAAACCGGCAAACCCGTCGGCGGCTCCAAGTTCATCGAAGTGCATTTCAAAAACGGCAAAGTCACCGCAATGGGCAACGAATTTGGACTGGGGCGCAAAACACAACAGGGTGCGGATGCGTCGAAGTAA
- a CDS encoding response regulator, whose amino-acid sequence MDEQTSTKRLQGRRILIVDDDADVLAVVKQALQSEGALTQCCSDGNTAVSICDSDPPDVLVLDMMLPKRSGFLVLERVKTQPKPPVVIMVTANEGKRHQAYAETLGVDAYMHKPLRLEKLIVTAVDLLDEREEQSNA is encoded by the coding sequence ATGGACGAACAGACCTCGACCAAGCGCCTTCAGGGCCGCCGCATCCTCATCGTCGACGATGACGCGGACGTGCTCGCCGTCGTCAAGCAGGCGCTTCAATCCGAAGGCGCCCTGACCCAGTGCTGCTCGGACGGCAACACGGCCGTCTCCATCTGCGACAGCGATCCGCCGGATGTGCTCGTGCTGGACATGATGCTGCCCAAGCGCTCCGGGTTCCTCGTGCTCGAGCGCGTCAAGACCCAGCCCAAGCCGCCCGTCGTCATCATGGTCACCGCCAACGAAGGCAAGCGCCATCAGGCCTACGCCGAAACGCTCGGCGTCGACGCCTACATGCACAAGCCCCTGCGCCTTGAAAAGCTCATCGTCACCGCCGTCGACCTCCTCGACGAACGCGAGGAACAGTCCAACGCCTGA
- a CDS encoding DUF1963 domain-containing protein: MNYILHSRDEVIDVIRNSALGSEWYKIVPLLTTKITFKPRPSLESEIPIGCSRCGGVPDLPPNVQIPTNNGKPLELLAQFDLRDIAKHDVERRLPSQGQLYFFCEYPPTNGYCLEDRAAFKVLYLNVPNDQLVRKMYSMRMNDRPACSWSRVDFYAQWELPSINDEIVAASGLRTLDAEEVELYYECLDPVRIHGSAHRLLGHSVIFQHPMRLSCELLSNGLSDSTEGMDQHVIQHYRDASMNWCPLATFSSESDLGWKWYDDGILTYWIRQDDLASQKFDNTWTLLQF, translated from the coding sequence ATGAATTATATTTTGCATAGTCGTGATGAAGTAATTGATGTGATAAGGAATTCTGCTCTGGGTTCTGAGTGGTACAAAATAGTACCTCTACTCACAACGAAAATTACGTTCAAGCCGCGCCCATCGCTTGAGAGTGAAATACCTATCGGTTGTTCACGATGTGGCGGAGTCCCTGATTTACCACCAAATGTGCAAATTCCGACGAATAATGGCAAGCCACTCGAACTGCTGGCTCAGTTTGACCTACGTGATATCGCAAAACATGATGTTGAGAGGCGTTTGCCCTCACAAGGACAGCTATATTTCTTTTGTGAATATCCGCCCACAAATGGATATTGTCTAGAAGATCGTGCTGCATTTAAAGTCTTGTACCTGAATGTTCCAAATGACCAGCTAGTCAGAAAAATGTATTCTATGCGGATGAATGATCGTCCCGCTTGCTCATGGAGTCGAGTTGACTTTTATGCTCAGTGGGAACTCCCATCCATAAATGATGAGATTGTCGCAGCCTCCGGCTTGCGTACCTTGGATGCGGAAGAGGTTGAATTGTATTACGAATGCCTTGATCCTGTACGCATTCATGGCTCAGCCCATCGCCTGCTTGGCCATTCGGTCATCTTCCAACACCCAATGCGTCTGAGTTGTGAATTATTGAGTAATGGGTTGTCAGACTCAACCGAGGGCATGGATCAGCATGTGATTCAGCATTATAGGGATGCTTCCATGAATTGGTGTCCGCTTGCAACATTTTCAAGCGAGAGTGATCTAGGCTGGAAGTGGTACGATGATGGAATATTAACCTATTGGATTCGTCAAGACGATTTGGCATCACAAAAATTTGATAACACATGGACATTACTGCAATTTTGA
- a CDS encoding lipid A biosynthesis acyltransferase — protein sequence MARHQSPLINWSQYLALRFGAAALHCFDVDRNLASARSLGSLMYRFNRKHRKRATQNIARSMPELPADRVADIARASIEHFLQLGVEVLFTPRLMTLDSWADRIELRGQALLMDRLLNDRPTIVLTPHFGNWEVLGYVMAMLGIDMSAVARPIDNPLVNDYLLGVRQRMGMRIITKWGATEVMTGLLEKGGTIAFIADQNAGEKGMFVPFMGKLASTYKSIGLLAIRYNASVVCGGARRLDGKFRYEFFVKDVIEPADWQAQPDPLFYLTARYNRAMELIIRDDPEQYLWIHRRWRSRPRHEKLGKPLPDGLRRQLEALPWMTQTEMTRLAEPLAEAAG from the coding sequence ATGGCCCGTCATCAATCGCCCCTGATCAACTGGTCGCAGTACCTGGCCCTGCGCTTCGGCGCTGCGGCCCTGCACTGCTTTGACGTCGACCGGAACCTCGCCAGCGCCCGCTCGCTCGGGTCGCTCATGTACCGCTTCAACCGCAAGCACCGCAAGCGCGCCACGCAAAACATCGCCCGCTCCATGCCCGAGCTGCCCGCCGACCGCGTCGCCGACATCGCCCGTGCGTCGATTGAGCATTTCCTTCAGCTCGGCGTCGAAGTGCTCTTCACGCCCCGACTCATGACCCTCGACAGTTGGGCCGACCGCATCGAGCTGCGCGGGCAGGCCCTGCTCATGGACCGCCTGCTCAACGACCGCCCGACCATCGTGCTCACGCCGCACTTCGGCAACTGGGAGGTGCTGGGGTACGTCATGGCCATGCTCGGCATCGACATGTCCGCCGTCGCGCGCCCGATCGACAATCCGCTCGTCAACGACTACCTGCTCGGCGTCCGGCAGCGCATGGGCATGCGCATCATCACCAAATGGGGCGCGACCGAAGTCATGACCGGACTCCTCGAAAAGGGCGGGACCATCGCCTTCATCGCCGATCAGAACGCCGGCGAAAAAGGCATGTTCGTCCCCTTCATGGGCAAGCTCGCCTCGACCTACAAATCGATCGGCCTGCTCGCCATCCGTTACAACGCCTCCGTCGTCTGCGGCGGGGCACGTCGGCTCGACGGCAAATTCCGCTACGAGTTCTTCGTCAAGGACGTCATCGAACCGGCCGACTGGCAAGCGCAGCCCGATCCGCTTTTCTATCTGACCGCCCGTTACAACCGCGCGATGGAGTTGATCATCCGCGATGACCCCGAGCAGTACCTTTGGATCCATCGCCGCTGGCGCTCCCGGCCCCGTCACGAAAAGCTCGGCAAGCCCCTGCCCGACGGACTTCGCCGGCAACTGGAGGCGCTGCCGTGGATGACCCAAACGGAGATGACCCGGCTCGCCGAACCGCTCGCCGAGGCGGCCGGTTAA
- a CDS encoding transposase, with protein MPEYRRWRQVGGTYFFTVNLKDRRKRWLVEQIKHLRRAFAAVREARPFEIDAAVVLPEHLHMIWTLPAGDDDFSTRWRLIKARFARRIGRASHRRPSQIAKNESGVWQRRFYEHLIRDDDDFAAHVDYIHYNPVKHGHVSRPIDWPYSSLHLFVRRGIFDADWGTSGIETKLEVE; from the coding sequence ATGCCCGAATATCGTCGTTGGCGACAGGTCGGCGGAACTTACTTTTTCACCGTCAATCTCAAAGATCGACGCAAGCGATGGCTCGTCGAGCAGATCAAACATCTCCGCCGCGCGTTCGCAGCGGTGCGGGAAGCGCGGCCGTTTGAGATTGACGCGGCCGTGGTGCTGCCGGAGCATCTGCACATGATCTGGACGTTACCCGCCGGAGACGACGACTTTTCAACGCGCTGGCGTCTCATCAAGGCGCGCTTCGCACGGCGCATCGGCCGCGCATCGCATCGCCGCCCGAGCCAGATCGCCAAAAATGAAAGCGGCGTGTGGCAGCGACGGTTTTATGAGCATCTCATTCGTGATGACGACGATTTCGCAGCCCACGTCGATTACATTCATTACAACCCGGTCAAGCACGGGCATGTGAGTCGCCCGATCGATTGGCCGTATTCGTCGCTGCATCTGTTCGTCCGCCGCGGGATCTTCGATGCGGATTGGGGCACGAGTGGGATTGAAACAAAATTGGAGGTTGAATAA